The genomic stretch TTCCAATGGGCATCGTCAATATGATCCCTAACAATGTCAAACTCGTTCCACTTAAAGAGGCCATTTCAGTCGTGACTGCTGCGTTGGTGTGGGACCCGGAACGTGGTCACCCTTTGGTCGACTACGGAGTTCAGTGGCTGAAAGAACATATTACTGATAAGAAAAACCTATCAAGCTCTTAGTTGAATAGTATTTTTCAACATTTTAAGAGTGCTAGACAATAGTGCATCTTTTTTAACTATTGCGAGTTCACTCTTGGATACCTATTTGAGTTTTGCTGCTATTGCATTAGCCGTTGTCTATATGCCGGGGCCTGGGACATTAAAATCCATTTCCAACGCCATTAATTTCGGTTTTCAAGGTTCGGTCGTCGGGATATCAGGTTTAACGTTGGGTGTGTGCGCTGTCGCTTTGTTTTCTGCGACAAGTCTGGGGCTGCTGTTGGTTTCCTCCCCAATGGCTTTTAAAGTTGTTTCTTACTGCGGTTCCGCTTACCTATTTTATTTGGGACTTAGGCTGTGGTTTGGTAGCAGCAAGGCTCAGGTGATCTCTACGAATGCGGCATTCAAGAAGAAACAAGTGTTTGGGGAAGGTGTTTTGCTACAATTTAGTAACCCGAATGCTATCCTGTTCTTCTTTTCTGTTTTCCCTCATTTTATCAAGCCAGATGAAAGCTATGTTGTACAGTTTTCGGTGCTGGTAGGGATATTTAGCTTGGCATTTATTTGTGCGCATTCGACCTATGCGTTACTCGCCTATAAGGCTAAAACACTTTTCCTAGGCGCACATCGACACTGGCTGGATAAGATCAATGCTATTTTGTTTGTCTTGTTGGCCGTATATTTGTTATGGAGTTCATCCATTTAATCACGTCATCACTTCAAAGGAGAAAGGTACTTGAATATTAAACACCTTGATCATTTTGTTTTAACCGTGGCCGATATTCCAACCTCGGTTGCTTTTTTTCAATCGGTTATGGGTATGAACGCTGTCACCTTCGGAGAAGGGCGAGTCGCCTTGGAATACGGTCAGCAAAAGATTAATTTGCATCAGCTAGGCCGTGAGTTTGAACCTAAGGCACGGCACGTACAAGCAGGTAGTGCCGATCTCTGTTTTATCATTGAAGGGGATTTAGCAAGCGCAATGCAGCATGTTCGGGCTCAAAACGTTAACATTTTAGAAGGTCCGATCACTCGTACTGGAGCGCAGGGACCGATCACTTCCTTCTACTTTCGAGACCCTGATGGGAATCTGATTGAGTGTTCCGTTTATGAGTCTTAACACGATGAACAGTAGTGGTTATGAAAGAAACCTATGACTTCAGCCCATTTTTTATTCAAACACGGGGCAAAACTGGTCAACCCAGTCGGTATCGCTATATTTCCATATCTCCACTAAAAAGCCCCCATTGCAATGCAGTGAGGGCTTAAATCAGATTCCAATAATCAAATCTACGTTTAGTTCAGAGCGTAGTGCTTTTTTGCTGCATCAAGGATCTGGTTGGCTTCCACATCGTCGCCCCAGCCTTGCAGTTCCATGCCACCGTCTGGACCTTTGTAGTTTTCAAACCATAGACCAATGATGTCCTGAACGCCTGGATAGGAGCTGTTTAGATCGTTCAGAGAAGTCACATCTTTAAATGGTGAATCGTTAGTGAGAACGCCTACGAGTTTGTCGTCTTGCTCGCCGTCATCTAGCATTTTCATTACACCGATCAGACGAATAGGAACAACTTCACCTCGTGGTACAGACTGACCAAGTACAATCACATCCAACGGGTCGCCATCGCCACCAAACTCTTTAGGTAGAGCAGTACGTGGGATAGAGCCATAGTTACCTGGGTAGCCAAGGTAGTTAACCACGCGTGGTGCACCTTTCTTGTGCTCCCAAATCACTTGCTTGTCATTGTCTTTGCTGAGTTCCCACTTGGCAGAGGTGCCTGTTGGGATCTCTACAATTGCATTGACAATGCCATCAACAGAAGCGGCTGGGTAATCATTAAAGCTTGAGTTTGATTCGAGTGTGAATTGGTCCAATTGTTTGAGTACAGGAGCTGAAACTGCTGCTAAGTCATAGCTTAAACCATTGGCGGTAGACGTTGTTTTATAACGCAGCATGTAATCAACCTTACCGCGCTCTTTGAAAAGTTTATCGAAGCCTTTTTGATTGTATTCGCTAAACTGCCCCATCTGCTTAACTGAAAGCTTTGAACCACCAACGTTGTTGGTATCCATAGATAGGATATGGTTGCTGACTGCATTGACAGCCTTTGCGTAACCTTCAGTCGAATTTAGATCGAAGTTTGCTGCATCAATTGCTTTACGTACTTCTTTAGACCAGTAGAATTCTAAGAACGGGACGGGGTCATTCGGCTTGTCCCAGCCCACACCTCGAGAAAAGTACATCAGTGAGCGGTATTGATCGTTGGCGAAGTTGGTTAACCCAAGAGAGGTTGGGAGTTGTTGGTAGCTAATCGCTTCACCGTTGTGATTAAACAGCCATGTATTGCCATCTTTAACCATTTGGTTCCAGAATGCATCCATGTTTTTTAGGTTGCGGTAATCTTTATCAACCACCACATTGACATTGAATGATGGCCCACCTTGCGACATGCGATAGAACACATTGAATGTATGGTGTCCGTCAGTCAGGTAGTATTCATCGTTGGGTGCGATGACTACTGTCTTCATGTCTTGTTTACGTGAACCTATTTCCATTTCACAGGTGAAGGTCGAAGGAATATTTGGATGTGCTTGGTCTTTGATGCTCACTACGCCTTTTTGACCATTGGCTTCACAAATTTCATCAAACATTTTTTCTTGGTCAAATTGGTAGCGACCCAACTTGTACATAATTTGGTCATAACCTACGGATGGTTGAGTTGGTTTTAACTCATGGAGACCAAGGTTAATTACATCGCCTTCCGAGACATTGCTTGCATGAGTGGGTAAAGCAGAAATAGCCAGAGCGCCAATGGTGGCAAGAATCCCAATTTTAGTCATAAGTCCTTCTATATGTGGAATAAAAATATATGCGCTAAGTTAGTGTGCAATCGTGACATTAAGATTTCACTTTGATAAAGAAGATATTGCAGTCGTTCGTGCTCGCTTTTCTTGCCTGTAGTAAAAGAACACAAGAATTTAAAGTATGTGGTTGATTTATGTTCGACTATGGCAAAGGGTTAAGTATTGAGGTTTCCCCTCGTAATTTCTCCAAAGCGCTCTGAGCTGCTAGTTCGGCTATGGAGTAGGCCTAGACCGTAGGCAGGGCTTTTCAAGTCTCGGGATATTTCTTCAATCTGCATTCGTTTCGAACAGACCCTGATAAGATGATTGGGTATTCGAATTATAGTCATAACCTGCTCCAGTATTTCAGGGCACTATCAAAACAGGCTAATCACTTAAAGTTATGTCCGAAAATCGGGGGCCATTTCTCTTTTTAAATCCTAATTTGAAGCTAGACTTTAGGTAAAATCAAACCTTCGGGGGTATTGGATTATGGCTAGGTGGGGGGGGACTAGAATTAGAACTAAGTTTGTAATCACATACTCGGTTCTCACCGTTTTTTTCGTCATACTTCTGTTTTTTGCTTTTTACATTACAGAGCGGCAACGCCTGATAGATAATGCCATAAAATATTCCAATCGAATTTCAACCCTGTATTCTGATGTCATAAACCAAGAACTCTTTCGACACGTGGCGCTCATGCAGTTGTTAAGTAAGCGTCAAGCGTTTCAACAAGGCCATTTAGACTCTATCGTTAGTGAACTGATTTGGCTGAAAAAAAACTCTAAAAACTCAGTGGTCAATACACTCTATATTGATGATCAATGGAATCGAATAGACTATAAGGGAACGGAGCTAAAAATTACCCGCCCGAACATTATCCAAGACATTCGATGGCA from Vibrio pelagius encodes the following:
- a CDS encoding LysE family translocator, with product MSFAAIALAVVYMPGPGTLKSISNAINFGFQGSVVGISGLTLGVCAVALFSATSLGLLLVSSPMAFKVVSYCGSAYLFYLGLRLWFGSSKAQVISTNAAFKKKQVFGEGVLLQFSNPNAILFFFSVFPHFIKPDESYVVQFSVLVGIFSLAFICAHSTYALLAYKAKTLFLGAHRHWLDKINAILFVLLAVYLLWSSSI
- a CDS encoding VOC family protein, with the protein product MNIKHLDHFVLTVADIPTSVAFFQSVMGMNAVTFGEGRVALEYGQQKINLHQLGREFEPKARHVQAGSADLCFIIEGDLASAMQHVRAQNVNILEGPITRTGAQGPITSFYFRDPDGNLIECSVYES
- a CDS encoding ParB-like protein, with protein sequence MTKIGILATIGALAISALPTHASNVSEGDVINLGLHELKPTQPSVGYDQIMYKLGRYQFDQEKMFDEICEANGQKGVVSIKDQAHPNIPSTFTCEMEIGSRKQDMKTVVIAPNDEYYLTDGHHTFNVFYRMSQGGPSFNVNVVVDKDYRNLKNMDAFWNQMVKDGNTWLFNHNGEAISYQQLPTSLGLTNFANDQYRSLMYFSRGVGWDKPNDPVPFLEFYWSKEVRKAIDAANFDLNSTEGYAKAVNAVSNHILSMDTNNVGGSKLSVKQMGQFSEYNQKGFDKLFKERGKVDYMLRYKTTSTANGLSYDLAAVSAPVLKQLDQFTLESNSSFNDYPAASVDGIVNAIVEIPTGTSAKWELSKDNDKQVIWEHKKGAPRVVNYLGYPGNYGSIPRTALPKEFGGDGDPLDVIVLGQSVPRGEVVPIRLIGVMKMLDDGEQDDKLVGVLTNDSPFKDVTSLNDLNSSYPGVQDIIGLWFENYKGPDGGMELQGWGDDVEANQILDAAKKHYALN